One Syntrophorhabdaceae bacterium genomic region harbors:
- a CDS encoding glycosyltransferase family 2 protein gives MLLSVIVPAYNEIEFIDEILRKVKETPYEKEIIVVDDCSTDGTREYLKTQEGIITIFQEKNQGKGAALRRGIAKAAGDIVLIQDADLEYDPREYPVLLAPILEGRADVVYGSRFLGGPHRVLYFWHFVGNSMVTLLSNMFTNLNLTDMETCYKVFKKEVMETITIESDRFGVEPEITAKVARGKWRIFEVPISYYGRTYEEGKKITWRDGIKAFFTIVKYNVFRKQ, from the coding sequence ATGCTTTTATCCGTTATTGTGCCTGCCTACAACGAGATCGAATTCATCGACGAGATTCTCCGGAAGGTGAAAGAGACGCCCTACGAAAAGGAGATCATTGTTGTCGACGATTGTTCTACCGATGGGACCCGTGAGTATCTGAAGACTCAGGAAGGCATCATTACCATCTTTCAGGAGAAGAACCAGGGGAAGGGCGCCGCACTGCGACGGGGCATAGCCAAAGCAGCGGGCGATATCGTTCTCATCCAGGACGCCGACCTTGAGTACGACCCCCGGGAATACCCGGTACTGCTGGCGCCTATCCTCGAAGGCAGGGCCGATGTGGTCTACGGGTCGCGTTTTCTCGGAGGGCCTCACCGTGTGCTCTACTTCTGGCACTTTGTGGGCAATTCCATGGTGACGCTCCTGTCCAACATGTTCACCAACCTCAACCTCACCGACATGGAGACGTGTTACAAGGTCTTCAAAAAAGAGGTCATGGAAACGATAACCATCGAATCGGACCGCTTCGGCGTGGAGCCGGAGATCACAGCAAAGGTCGCCAGGGGGAAATGGCGCATCTTCGAAGTTCCCATTTCCTATTACGGCAGGACCTACGAAGAAGGCAAAAAGATCACCTGGCGCGACGGCATCAAGGCATTCTTCACGATAGTTAAATACAACGTGTTCAGGAAACAATGA
- a CDS encoding flavocytochrome c produces MKDGDSQQKGMSRRSMLKSVVGVGAIASLSGLALNLAAPGTAEAITKKLPKKWDETWDVVVIGSGFAGLAAAAEAAGAGAKTVILEKMPIYGGNSIINGGGYAAWDDEMHLRQKKNLGEDSVKHHVKDTLKGGDFYNMPELVEVMAQKAPDALNWMIDEGGAQLSNVLVLGGGHTAYRAHFSAHNSGKDYTEALKKIAEKRGVKMVLNSPVTWIWRKDADPKSPVLGVQIKRGAKVVNIRAKKALILASGGFSQDVEMRLSEWPKLVKEFNCTNQKGATGEMIRFAKAVGADTLHMNFIQLFPFAEPEAGILDRPAVYGFSGPGAGVIYVSKAGKRFVNELDRRDVCAFAQIALGANMKPAYTIFNDAIPPKFGGKPAEVEAGIKKGRFIKGDTIADLAKKIGAPADVLEKTINDHNRYIKEGKDPEFNKPIKKTMVTMDKGPYYALPMWPAVHHTMGGLRINTNAQVVDVFGAVVPHLYAAGEVAGGVHGSNRLGCNATTDCVVFGRIAGVNGAKEKA; encoded by the coding sequence GCACTGAATCTTGCGGCTCCCGGTACAGCAGAGGCGATCACAAAAAAGTTGCCCAAGAAATGGGATGAAACATGGGATGTTGTCGTTATCGGTTCGGGGTTTGCGGGGCTTGCGGCGGCTGCGGAGGCGGCAGGGGCCGGGGCTAAGACTGTAATCCTCGAAAAAATGCCCATCTACGGCGGAAACTCCATTATCAACGGTGGTGGTTACGCTGCCTGGGATGACGAGATGCATCTTCGTCAGAAAAAGAATCTCGGAGAGGACAGCGTCAAGCATCACGTCAAGGACACCCTGAAGGGCGGCGACTTCTACAACATGCCTGAGCTTGTTGAGGTCATGGCACAAAAAGCGCCCGATGCCCTGAACTGGATGATCGATGAAGGCGGCGCCCAGCTCAGCAACGTTCTGGTCCTCGGTGGTGGTCACACCGCATACCGCGCACACTTCTCCGCCCACAATTCCGGCAAGGATTATACCGAAGCACTGAAAAAGATCGCCGAGAAACGCGGGGTAAAGATGGTGCTGAACTCTCCGGTCACCTGGATCTGGCGCAAAGACGCAGATCCCAAGAGCCCGGTCCTCGGAGTTCAGATCAAGAGAGGCGCAAAGGTCGTGAACATACGGGCCAAAAAAGCTCTCATCCTCGCTTCGGGAGGTTTCAGCCAGGATGTGGAAATGCGGCTCTCCGAATGGCCCAAGCTTGTCAAGGAGTTCAACTGCACCAACCAGAAGGGTGCGACGGGCGAAATGATACGCTTTGCCAAGGCCGTGGGAGCAGATACACTGCACATGAACTTCATACAGCTCTTCCCCTTCGCCGAACCGGAAGCCGGTATCCTCGACAGGCCTGCCGTGTACGGTTTCAGCGGCCCCGGTGCCGGGGTCATCTACGTAAGCAAAGCCGGGAAACGTTTTGTCAACGAACTGGACCGCAGGGACGTATGCGCCTTCGCCCAGATCGCCCTCGGGGCAAACATGAAACCCGCCTATACGATCTTCAATGACGCGATACCTCCCAAGTTCGGCGGCAAACCCGCGGAGGTAGAAGCGGGCATTAAGAAAGGCCGTTTTATCAAGGGTGACACCATCGCAGACCTCGCCAAGAAGATCGGGGCCCCGGCCGATGTCCTCGAGAAAACCATAAACGACCACAACCGCTACATAAAAGAAGGAAAGGACCCCGAGTTCAACAAACCCATAAAGAAGACGATGGTCACCATGGACAAGGGGCCCTATTATGCCCTGCCGATGTGGCCGGCCGTGCACCACACCATGGGCGGTCTCAGGATCAACACGAATGCCCAGGTCGTCGATGTGTTCGGTGCAGTCGTACCGCATCTTTACGCGGCCGGTGAAGTGGCCGGAGGAGTCCATGGTTCAAACCGGTTGGGCTGCAATGCAACTACAGACTGCGTCGTTTTCGGCCGGATAGCCGGCGTGAACGGAGCCAAAGAAAAAGCATAA